DNA from Mucilaginibacter mallensis:
TTTTTCAAAGGCTATATGTTCGCTATCGGCATTTATGAGCCTTAATTGTTCATCAAATTGCGCATGATGGTTACCATCGCCGCTGATCACCCTGAAAACTAATTTTGCTACGTACCAATTCATAATCAAACTAATTTTAATCTTAATTAATAGCTGCGTACATCTACGCCGGCAAAAATTGAAACTCCTTTTAGTACCAGTACCTTGCTGCCATCTGCTCCGGCTGATTTGATGCGTTTATCATCAACGCTGCCAAACACGGCTGCCATATCTGATACTACCTGCCAGTTTGATGGCACAATGATCTTGGTACCGCCAAATATCTGGGTAATATCAATTACTACGCGGCCCTGTATATCGGCCTGGGTAAAATCAAGTTCGGCACCGCCAAAAATGTTCACTATTTCGCCGCCCTTAAAGTTTTTTGAGAGGATGGTTTTGTTAACACCGCCAAAAACTGATACGGTATCTAAATAATCATCGCCCTTTAAAAATGCACTTTTATAGCTGCCGGTAGGCGGGATATTTGTTGAGCCTGTACTTGTATTAGCGCTCGATCCGGTTCCTGCGGGATCCTGTGGTGCATCAACCGGGGTAACCGGGGTAATTACAGGTTCGAAAGGGTTATCACTGCGGTACTGGTGTTTGTTCCATTTATCTTCCCATTTCCGGCTCCATTTATCCTGGTCGCCGGGATGGCTGCGCCTAACTATGAGCCATATGCCGAATACGATGATGGCAAGCGGCCATATTGCGGCATGCACATTGTAATCGGGCAGGGCATCATCCAGTAAGAAAACACAGCCTATAAGCAGCATAATGAGCCAGGAGGAATTACGGAAATTGCTTCTGGCGCCTACAAATAATCCCCATATGATAAGCCACATGGGCCACCTGAACAACCAGTGCGGGAAGA
Protein-coding regions in this window:
- a CDS encoding LiaF transmembrane domain-containing protein codes for the protein MSDNIEYPKEPGKGKVFAGLILLGIGIIFLFQQLDFFFFPHWLFRWPMWLIIWGLFVGARSNFRNSSWLIMLLIGCVFLLDDALPDYNVHAAIWPLAIIVFGIWLIVRRSHPGDQDKWSRKWEDKWNKHQYRSDNPFEPVITPVTPVDAPQDPAGTGSSANTSTGSTNIPPTGSYKSAFLKGDDYLDTVSVFGGVNKTILSKNFKGGEIVNIFGGAELDFTQADIQGRVVIDITQIFGGTKIIVPSNWQVVSDMAAVFGSVDDKRIKSAGADGSKVLVLKGVSIFAGVDVRSY